A single window of Hylaeus volcanicus isolate JK05 chromosome 8, UHH_iyHylVolc1.0_haploid, whole genome shotgun sequence DNA harbors:
- the LOC128880628 gene encoding nardilysin-like isoform X1: MLQIHFRMTIRSSTTSAFYYWCKRDKGIRLHRRSISSLADKTYLTSVKKVHQCETRQSSTLSIMPKRSLQSPPVKKLKSDQGSSNLIKNLTTLAKHNLNNVSSTSVDKMQTENRPQEVPHVVTEKPRVDVTYLDTPVKSENDKKEYRVIKLKNGLTALLISDLHSSTCQDDDNEDKDEEDEETGSEDEHESDEDDEDDLDDQSDEEKSSRTSKRLQREEKMAACGLCVGVGSFSDPLEIPGLAHFLEHMVFMGSEKYPQENEMDAFIKKRGGSDNASTECEFTTFYFEVEEKHLLSALDRFAQFFIKPLMKKDAITREREAVESEFQMALPDDSYKKEQFFCSFARPNHPATKFSWGNLITLRDNVTDEKLYEELHKFRERHYSAHRMTLAIQARLPLDALEDYVTQCFTDVPNNGLPPDDFSKFKGADSFDTPRFRRIYKIKPVNDVCQVELTWSMRPMHDWYASKPHQYVSWIIGDEGNGSLISYLRKKMWCLDIVTGNNESGFEHSSMYALFTLSLILTEQGFKHLQEVLNATFSFLNLMHKKGPQKRIFDEIQQIENTSFRFADEVPPAEYVEELCENMHYYPPRDYITGNKLYFEYNPEAILACLNYLTPDNVNIIISDKKFNDEEFDKIEPWFQTKYTDTEIPQEWIECWRTIEPLPEFHLPLPNAFLTDDFTLIPIPPDVPKYPTKIYSDDITEVWYRPDPKFRLPECYMNFYIISPMAIYSPKSAALIDLFVKILKWLLVEELYPATTAQLNYEIYTSDKGIMLKVNGFNQKLPLLLTTIAKSIADCTTLVTKELYNVVKEQHMKNYYNTFLRPKKLVKDARLSLLLSTHWSAVDRHGAISGVEFDEFRDFMKYFTDHIYIQCLVQGNMTKEDVMKNVHDSVKTLKCGPLLPNTMPQIRVNQIPLGLHYCKIRNFNETDANSVVVNYYQSGIGSIKLSVIIELLIMIMEEPLFNQLRTQEQLCYDVFCLMSDASSILGYTITVFTQVDKYSTEHVDQRIEAFLRAFNEILKETTEKDFKSIKEALIKQKQCADIHLREELDRNWPEITTGDYMFDRIENELITIESIKIDQLREWMNAHTINGSNLRKLSVHVIGTPKSTDKENNKDVKLHTDKTNLDSKIEKPGNLKYSFIHIPITECNNDTCLVHYISNVEEYKHRLYSYPISHTTL, encoded by the exons ATGCTACAGATACATTTTCGAATGACAATTCGATCTTCGACAACGTCCGCCTTTTATTACTGGTGCAAAAGGGACAAGGGAATTAGGCTTCATCGTAGGTCTATTAGTAGTCTTGCTGATAAGACATACCTAACGAGCGTGAAAAAGGTACACCAATGCGAGACTAGACAATCGTCTACGTTATCAATAATGCCAAAAAGATCTCTTCAGAGTCCACCTGTTAAAAAACTGAAATCTGATCAAGGTTCGAGCAATCTGATCAAAAATCTGACCACCTTAGCTAAACATAACCTCAACAACGTCAGTTCCACATCTGTCGACAAGATGCAAACTGAAAATCGGCCGCAGGAAGTACCTCACGTTGTCACAGAAAAACCACGCGTCGATGTCACTTATTTAGACACACCTGTTAAATCGGAAAATGACAAGAAAGAGTACAG GGTAATCAAATTAAAGAATGGTTTGACTGCTTTGTTGATTTCGGATTTGCATTCATCCACCTGCCAAGATGATGATAATGAAGATAAAG atgAAGAGGATGAAGAGACGGGCAGTGAAGATGAACATGAAAGCGACGAAGATGATGAAGATGATCTAGATGATCAATCAGATGAAGAAAAGTCATCCAGAACTTCCAAACGGTtacaaagagaagaaaaaatg GCAGCATGTGGTTTATGTGTGGGTGTGGGAAGCTTCAGCGATCCACTAGAAATTCCAGGTTTGGCGCATTTTCTGGAACACATGGTCTTCATGGGATCTGAAAAATATCCCCAG gaaaatgaaatggatgcatttattaaaaaaagaggtggttcggacAATGCCTCTACAGAATGTGAATTTACAACATTCTACTTTGAGGTAGAGGAAAAACATCTACTATCTGCCCTCGATCGTTTtgctcaattttttattaaacccTTAATGAAAAAAGATGCCATAACGAGAGAACGAGAAGCTGTAGAAAGCG AATTTCAGATGGCCTTACCTGATGATTCTTATAAGAAAGAGCAATTCTTTTGTAGTTTCGCACGACCAAATCATCCGGCAACGAAGTTTAGTTGGGGTAACTTGATAACATTGCGTGATAATGTGACGGATGAAAAGCTATACGAGGAACTACATAAGTTCAGGGAGCGTCACTACAGCGCTCATAGAATGACACTTGCCATACAA GCCAGACTTCCGTTAGACGCGTTAGAAGACTACGTGACGCAATGTTTCACGGACGTACCAAACAATGGTTTACCGCCGgatgatttttcaaagtttaaagGCGCGGATTCTTTTGATACGCCAAGATTTCGAAgaatctataaaattaaaccaGTAAACGATGTCTGTCaa GTAGAATTAACATGGTCGATGCGACCTATGCATGATTGGTATGCAAGTAAACCGCATCAGTATGTTTCATGGATTATAGGAGACGAGGGAAATGGCTCGTTGATCAGCTACTTAAGGAAAAAGATGTGGTGTCTCGATATCGTCACTGGTAACAATGAGAGTGGTTTTGAACATAGCTCCATGTATGCGTTGTTCACTTTGTCATTGATATTAACTGAGCAGGGATTTAAGCATTTGCAAGAAGTATTGAACGCTACATTCTCGTTCCTAAATTTGATGCATAAAAAGGGACCGCAGAAGCgaatattcgatgaaattcaaCAGATTGAGAATACTAGTTTCAG ATTTGCCGATGAAGTACCACCAGCAGAATACGTGGAAGAATTGTGCGAGAACATGCACTATTATCCCCCACGCGATTACATAACTGGTAACAAGTTGTATTTCGAATACAATCCTGAAGCTATATTAGCATGTTTGAATTACTTGACTCCGGACAATGTGAACATAATTATCTCCGATAAGAAGTTTAACGACGaagaatttgataaaatcgaGCCTTGGTTCCAAACTAAATATACAGACACAGAGATACCGCAGGAATGGATAGAATGCTGGAGAACCATCGAACCATTAccagaatttcatttaccaTTACCGAATGCCTTTCTCACGGACGATTTTACTTTGATTCCTATACCACCAGATGTTCCCAAGTATCCCACAAAAATCTACTCTGACGATATTACCGAAGTTTGGTATCGTCCTGATCCTAAATTTCGTTTACCTGAGTgctacatgaatttttatatcatatcACCTATGGCTATCTATTCGCCAAAGAg CGCAgctttaattgatttatttgtcAAGATACTGAAATGGTTATTAGTAGAAGAATTGTATCCAGCAACAACTGCACAGTTGAATTATGAGATATACACGAGCGACAAGGGTATCATGCTTAAAGTGAACGGATTTAATCAGAAACTGCCG CTTTTATTAACTACAATTGCAAAATCTATAGCAGATTGCACGACACTCGTAACAAAAGAATTATATAACGTCGTGAAAGAACaacacatgaaaaattattacaatacattCTTGAGGCCTAAGAAGCTAGTTAA agatGCCAGGTTGTCCTTATTATTGTCGACTCATTGGTCCGCTGTCGACAGGCACGGTGCCATCAGCGGTGTAGAATTTGATGAATTTCGAGATTTCATGAAGTACTTTACCGATCACATTTACATTCAGTGTCTGGTGCAAGGTAACATGACGAAGGAAGATGTCATGAAGAACGTGCACGATTCTGTAAAGACACTGAAATGTGGACCATTACTGCCGAATACTATGCCACAGATCAGGGTCAATCAAATACCTCTGGGGTTACACTATTGTAAAATACGGAACTTCAACGAAACGGACGCGAATTCCGTTGTAGTGAATTACTATCAATCTGGTATCGGGTCTATTAAATTGTCGGTCATTATTGAGCTTCTCATA ATGATCATGGAAGAACCCCTGTTCAATCAATTGAGAACACAAGAACAGCTGTGCTACGACGTCTTTTGTCTTATGTCTGACGCCTCCAGTATTCTTGGCTACACGATCACAGTTTTCACCCAAGTGGACAAATATTCCACGGAGCACGTGGACCAGAGAATCGAAGCTTTCCTAAGAGCcttcaatgaaattttgaaggAGACTACGGAGAAGGATTTCAAGAGCATAAAAGAAGCACTGATAAAGCAGAAGCAATGCGCCGACATACATTTGAGAGAAGAGCTCGACAGAAACTGGCCAGAAATCACAACGGGTGATTATATGTTCGATAGGATCGAGAACGAATTGATCACAATAGAGTCAATTAAGATCGACCAGCTCAGAGAGTGGATGAATGCTCATACGATCAACGGAagcaatttaagaaaattaagcGTGCACGTGATTGGAACGCCTAAATCGACCGACAAAGAAAACAACAAAGACGTTAAGTTGCATACAGACAAAACGAACC TCGACTCGAAAATAGAGAAACCTGGAAACTTGAAGTATTCATTTATCCACATTCCCATCACGGAGTGTAATAATGACACATGTCTGGTACATTACATCTCCAATGTAGAGGAATACAAACATCGTTTGTACAGCTACCCTATAAGTCACACTACTTTATGA
- the LOC128880628 gene encoding nardilysin-like isoform X3 has translation MQTENRPQEVPHVVTEKPRVDVTYLDTPVKSENDKKEYRVIKLKNGLTALLISDLHSSTCQDDDNEDKDEEDEETGSEDEHESDEDDEDDLDDQSDEEKSSRTSKRLQREEKMAACGLCVGVGSFSDPLEIPGLAHFLEHMVFMGSEKYPQENEMDAFIKKRGGSDNASTECEFTTFYFEVEEKHLLSALDRFAQFFIKPLMKKDAITREREAVESEFQMALPDDSYKKEQFFCSFARPNHPATKFSWGNLITLRDNVTDEKLYEELHKFRERHYSAHRMTLAIQARLPLDALEDYVTQCFTDVPNNGLPPDDFSKFKGADSFDTPRFRRIYKIKPVNDVCQVELTWSMRPMHDWYASKPHQYVSWIIGDEGNGSLISYLRKKMWCLDIVTGNNESGFEHSSMYALFTLSLILTEQGFKHLQEVLNATFSFLNLMHKKGPQKRIFDEIQQIENTSFRFADEVPPAEYVEELCENMHYYPPRDYITGNKLYFEYNPEAILACLNYLTPDNVNIIISDKKFNDEEFDKIEPWFQTKYTDTEIPQEWIECWRTIEPLPEFHLPLPNAFLTDDFTLIPIPPDVPKYPTKIYSDDITEVWYRPDPKFRLPECYMNFYIISPMAIYSPKSAALIDLFVKILKWLLVEELYPATTAQLNYEIYTSDKGIMLKVNGFNQKLPLLLTTIAKSIADCTTLVTKELYNVVKEQHMKNYYNTFLRPKKLVKDARLSLLLSTHWSAVDRHGAISGVEFDEFRDFMKYFTDHIYIQCLVQGNMTKEDVMKNVHDSVKTLKCGPLLPNTMPQIRVNQIPLGLHYCKIRNFNETDANSVVVNYYQSGIGSIKLSVIIELLIMIMEEPLFNQLRTQEQLCYDVFCLMSDASSILGYTITVFTQVDKYSTEHVDQRIEAFLRAFNEILKETTEKDFKSIKEALIKQKQCADIHLREELDRNWPEITTGDYMFDRIENELITIESIKIDQLREWMNAHTINGSNLRKLSVHVIGTPKSTDKENNKDVKLHTDKTNLDSKIEKPGNLKYSFIHIPITECNNDTCLVHYISNVEEYKHRLYSYPISHTTL, from the exons ATGCAAACTGAAAATCGGCCGCAGGAAGTACCTCACGTTGTCACAGAAAAACCACGCGTCGATGTCACTTATTTAGACACACCTGTTAAATCGGAAAATGACAAGAAAGAGTACAG GGTAATCAAATTAAAGAATGGTTTGACTGCTTTGTTGATTTCGGATTTGCATTCATCCACCTGCCAAGATGATGATAATGAAGATAAAG atgAAGAGGATGAAGAGACGGGCAGTGAAGATGAACATGAAAGCGACGAAGATGATGAAGATGATCTAGATGATCAATCAGATGAAGAAAAGTCATCCAGAACTTCCAAACGGTtacaaagagaagaaaaaatg GCAGCATGTGGTTTATGTGTGGGTGTGGGAAGCTTCAGCGATCCACTAGAAATTCCAGGTTTGGCGCATTTTCTGGAACACATGGTCTTCATGGGATCTGAAAAATATCCCCAG gaaaatgaaatggatgcatttattaaaaaaagaggtggttcggacAATGCCTCTACAGAATGTGAATTTACAACATTCTACTTTGAGGTAGAGGAAAAACATCTACTATCTGCCCTCGATCGTTTtgctcaattttttattaaacccTTAATGAAAAAAGATGCCATAACGAGAGAACGAGAAGCTGTAGAAAGCG AATTTCAGATGGCCTTACCTGATGATTCTTATAAGAAAGAGCAATTCTTTTGTAGTTTCGCACGACCAAATCATCCGGCAACGAAGTTTAGTTGGGGTAACTTGATAACATTGCGTGATAATGTGACGGATGAAAAGCTATACGAGGAACTACATAAGTTCAGGGAGCGTCACTACAGCGCTCATAGAATGACACTTGCCATACAA GCCAGACTTCCGTTAGACGCGTTAGAAGACTACGTGACGCAATGTTTCACGGACGTACCAAACAATGGTTTACCGCCGgatgatttttcaaagtttaaagGCGCGGATTCTTTTGATACGCCAAGATTTCGAAgaatctataaaattaaaccaGTAAACGATGTCTGTCaa GTAGAATTAACATGGTCGATGCGACCTATGCATGATTGGTATGCAAGTAAACCGCATCAGTATGTTTCATGGATTATAGGAGACGAGGGAAATGGCTCGTTGATCAGCTACTTAAGGAAAAAGATGTGGTGTCTCGATATCGTCACTGGTAACAATGAGAGTGGTTTTGAACATAGCTCCATGTATGCGTTGTTCACTTTGTCATTGATATTAACTGAGCAGGGATTTAAGCATTTGCAAGAAGTATTGAACGCTACATTCTCGTTCCTAAATTTGATGCATAAAAAGGGACCGCAGAAGCgaatattcgatgaaattcaaCAGATTGAGAATACTAGTTTCAG ATTTGCCGATGAAGTACCACCAGCAGAATACGTGGAAGAATTGTGCGAGAACATGCACTATTATCCCCCACGCGATTACATAACTGGTAACAAGTTGTATTTCGAATACAATCCTGAAGCTATATTAGCATGTTTGAATTACTTGACTCCGGACAATGTGAACATAATTATCTCCGATAAGAAGTTTAACGACGaagaatttgataaaatcgaGCCTTGGTTCCAAACTAAATATACAGACACAGAGATACCGCAGGAATGGATAGAATGCTGGAGAACCATCGAACCATTAccagaatttcatttaccaTTACCGAATGCCTTTCTCACGGACGATTTTACTTTGATTCCTATACCACCAGATGTTCCCAAGTATCCCACAAAAATCTACTCTGACGATATTACCGAAGTTTGGTATCGTCCTGATCCTAAATTTCGTTTACCTGAGTgctacatgaatttttatatcatatcACCTATGGCTATCTATTCGCCAAAGAg CGCAgctttaattgatttatttgtcAAGATACTGAAATGGTTATTAGTAGAAGAATTGTATCCAGCAACAACTGCACAGTTGAATTATGAGATATACACGAGCGACAAGGGTATCATGCTTAAAGTGAACGGATTTAATCAGAAACTGCCG CTTTTATTAACTACAATTGCAAAATCTATAGCAGATTGCACGACACTCGTAACAAAAGAATTATATAACGTCGTGAAAGAACaacacatgaaaaattattacaatacattCTTGAGGCCTAAGAAGCTAGTTAA agatGCCAGGTTGTCCTTATTATTGTCGACTCATTGGTCCGCTGTCGACAGGCACGGTGCCATCAGCGGTGTAGAATTTGATGAATTTCGAGATTTCATGAAGTACTTTACCGATCACATTTACATTCAGTGTCTGGTGCAAGGTAACATGACGAAGGAAGATGTCATGAAGAACGTGCACGATTCTGTAAAGACACTGAAATGTGGACCATTACTGCCGAATACTATGCCACAGATCAGGGTCAATCAAATACCTCTGGGGTTACACTATTGTAAAATACGGAACTTCAACGAAACGGACGCGAATTCCGTTGTAGTGAATTACTATCAATCTGGTATCGGGTCTATTAAATTGTCGGTCATTATTGAGCTTCTCATA ATGATCATGGAAGAACCCCTGTTCAATCAATTGAGAACACAAGAACAGCTGTGCTACGACGTCTTTTGTCTTATGTCTGACGCCTCCAGTATTCTTGGCTACACGATCACAGTTTTCACCCAAGTGGACAAATATTCCACGGAGCACGTGGACCAGAGAATCGAAGCTTTCCTAAGAGCcttcaatgaaattttgaaggAGACTACGGAGAAGGATTTCAAGAGCATAAAAGAAGCACTGATAAAGCAGAAGCAATGCGCCGACATACATTTGAGAGAAGAGCTCGACAGAAACTGGCCAGAAATCACAACGGGTGATTATATGTTCGATAGGATCGAGAACGAATTGATCACAATAGAGTCAATTAAGATCGACCAGCTCAGAGAGTGGATGAATGCTCATACGATCAACGGAagcaatttaagaaaattaagcGTGCACGTGATTGGAACGCCTAAATCGACCGACAAAGAAAACAACAAAGACGTTAAGTTGCATACAGACAAAACGAACC TCGACTCGAAAATAGAGAAACCTGGAAACTTGAAGTATTCATTTATCCACATTCCCATCACGGAGTGTAATAATGACACATGTCTGGTACATTACATCTCCAATGTAGAGGAATACAAACATCGTTTGTACAGCTACCCTATAAGTCACACTACTTTATGA
- the LOC128880628 gene encoding nardilysin-like isoform X2 yields MLQIHFRMTIRSSTTSAFYYWCKRDKGIRLHRRSISSLADKTYLTSVKKSPPVKKLKSDQGSSNLIKNLTTLAKHNLNNVSSTSVDKMQTENRPQEVPHVVTEKPRVDVTYLDTPVKSENDKKEYRVIKLKNGLTALLISDLHSSTCQDDDNEDKDEEDEETGSEDEHESDEDDEDDLDDQSDEEKSSRTSKRLQREEKMAACGLCVGVGSFSDPLEIPGLAHFLEHMVFMGSEKYPQENEMDAFIKKRGGSDNASTECEFTTFYFEVEEKHLLSALDRFAQFFIKPLMKKDAITREREAVESEFQMALPDDSYKKEQFFCSFARPNHPATKFSWGNLITLRDNVTDEKLYEELHKFRERHYSAHRMTLAIQARLPLDALEDYVTQCFTDVPNNGLPPDDFSKFKGADSFDTPRFRRIYKIKPVNDVCQVELTWSMRPMHDWYASKPHQYVSWIIGDEGNGSLISYLRKKMWCLDIVTGNNESGFEHSSMYALFTLSLILTEQGFKHLQEVLNATFSFLNLMHKKGPQKRIFDEIQQIENTSFRFADEVPPAEYVEELCENMHYYPPRDYITGNKLYFEYNPEAILACLNYLTPDNVNIIISDKKFNDEEFDKIEPWFQTKYTDTEIPQEWIECWRTIEPLPEFHLPLPNAFLTDDFTLIPIPPDVPKYPTKIYSDDITEVWYRPDPKFRLPECYMNFYIISPMAIYSPKSAALIDLFVKILKWLLVEELYPATTAQLNYEIYTSDKGIMLKVNGFNQKLPLLLTTIAKSIADCTTLVTKELYNVVKEQHMKNYYNTFLRPKKLVKDARLSLLLSTHWSAVDRHGAISGVEFDEFRDFMKYFTDHIYIQCLVQGNMTKEDVMKNVHDSVKTLKCGPLLPNTMPQIRVNQIPLGLHYCKIRNFNETDANSVVVNYYQSGIGSIKLSVIIELLIMIMEEPLFNQLRTQEQLCYDVFCLMSDASSILGYTITVFTQVDKYSTEHVDQRIEAFLRAFNEILKETTEKDFKSIKEALIKQKQCADIHLREELDRNWPEITTGDYMFDRIENELITIESIKIDQLREWMNAHTINGSNLRKLSVHVIGTPKSTDKENNKDVKLHTDKTNLDSKIEKPGNLKYSFIHIPITECNNDTCLVHYISNVEEYKHRLYSYPISHTTL; encoded by the exons ATGCTACAGATACATTTTCGAATGACAATTCGATCTTCGACAACGTCCGCCTTTTATTACTGGTGCAAAAGGGACAAGGGAATTAGGCTTCATCGTAGGTCTATTAGTAGTCTTGCTGATAAGACATACCTAACGAGCGTGAAAAAG AGTCCACCTGTTAAAAAACTGAAATCTGATCAAGGTTCGAGCAATCTGATCAAAAATCTGACCACCTTAGCTAAACATAACCTCAACAACGTCAGTTCCACATCTGTCGACAAGATGCAAACTGAAAATCGGCCGCAGGAAGTACCTCACGTTGTCACAGAAAAACCACGCGTCGATGTCACTTATTTAGACACACCTGTTAAATCGGAAAATGACAAGAAAGAGTACAG GGTAATCAAATTAAAGAATGGTTTGACTGCTTTGTTGATTTCGGATTTGCATTCATCCACCTGCCAAGATGATGATAATGAAGATAAAG atgAAGAGGATGAAGAGACGGGCAGTGAAGATGAACATGAAAGCGACGAAGATGATGAAGATGATCTAGATGATCAATCAGATGAAGAAAAGTCATCCAGAACTTCCAAACGGTtacaaagagaagaaaaaatg GCAGCATGTGGTTTATGTGTGGGTGTGGGAAGCTTCAGCGATCCACTAGAAATTCCAGGTTTGGCGCATTTTCTGGAACACATGGTCTTCATGGGATCTGAAAAATATCCCCAG gaaaatgaaatggatgcatttattaaaaaaagaggtggttcggacAATGCCTCTACAGAATGTGAATTTACAACATTCTACTTTGAGGTAGAGGAAAAACATCTACTATCTGCCCTCGATCGTTTtgctcaattttttattaaacccTTAATGAAAAAAGATGCCATAACGAGAGAACGAGAAGCTGTAGAAAGCG AATTTCAGATGGCCTTACCTGATGATTCTTATAAGAAAGAGCAATTCTTTTGTAGTTTCGCACGACCAAATCATCCGGCAACGAAGTTTAGTTGGGGTAACTTGATAACATTGCGTGATAATGTGACGGATGAAAAGCTATACGAGGAACTACATAAGTTCAGGGAGCGTCACTACAGCGCTCATAGAATGACACTTGCCATACAA GCCAGACTTCCGTTAGACGCGTTAGAAGACTACGTGACGCAATGTTTCACGGACGTACCAAACAATGGTTTACCGCCGgatgatttttcaaagtttaaagGCGCGGATTCTTTTGATACGCCAAGATTTCGAAgaatctataaaattaaaccaGTAAACGATGTCTGTCaa GTAGAATTAACATGGTCGATGCGACCTATGCATGATTGGTATGCAAGTAAACCGCATCAGTATGTTTCATGGATTATAGGAGACGAGGGAAATGGCTCGTTGATCAGCTACTTAAGGAAAAAGATGTGGTGTCTCGATATCGTCACTGGTAACAATGAGAGTGGTTTTGAACATAGCTCCATGTATGCGTTGTTCACTTTGTCATTGATATTAACTGAGCAGGGATTTAAGCATTTGCAAGAAGTATTGAACGCTACATTCTCGTTCCTAAATTTGATGCATAAAAAGGGACCGCAGAAGCgaatattcgatgaaattcaaCAGATTGAGAATACTAGTTTCAG ATTTGCCGATGAAGTACCACCAGCAGAATACGTGGAAGAATTGTGCGAGAACATGCACTATTATCCCCCACGCGATTACATAACTGGTAACAAGTTGTATTTCGAATACAATCCTGAAGCTATATTAGCATGTTTGAATTACTTGACTCCGGACAATGTGAACATAATTATCTCCGATAAGAAGTTTAACGACGaagaatttgataaaatcgaGCCTTGGTTCCAAACTAAATATACAGACACAGAGATACCGCAGGAATGGATAGAATGCTGGAGAACCATCGAACCATTAccagaatttcatttaccaTTACCGAATGCCTTTCTCACGGACGATTTTACTTTGATTCCTATACCACCAGATGTTCCCAAGTATCCCACAAAAATCTACTCTGACGATATTACCGAAGTTTGGTATCGTCCTGATCCTAAATTTCGTTTACCTGAGTgctacatgaatttttatatcatatcACCTATGGCTATCTATTCGCCAAAGAg CGCAgctttaattgatttatttgtcAAGATACTGAAATGGTTATTAGTAGAAGAATTGTATCCAGCAACAACTGCACAGTTGAATTATGAGATATACACGAGCGACAAGGGTATCATGCTTAAAGTGAACGGATTTAATCAGAAACTGCCG CTTTTATTAACTACAATTGCAAAATCTATAGCAGATTGCACGACACTCGTAACAAAAGAATTATATAACGTCGTGAAAGAACaacacatgaaaaattattacaatacattCTTGAGGCCTAAGAAGCTAGTTAA agatGCCAGGTTGTCCTTATTATTGTCGACTCATTGGTCCGCTGTCGACAGGCACGGTGCCATCAGCGGTGTAGAATTTGATGAATTTCGAGATTTCATGAAGTACTTTACCGATCACATTTACATTCAGTGTCTGGTGCAAGGTAACATGACGAAGGAAGATGTCATGAAGAACGTGCACGATTCTGTAAAGACACTGAAATGTGGACCATTACTGCCGAATACTATGCCACAGATCAGGGTCAATCAAATACCTCTGGGGTTACACTATTGTAAAATACGGAACTTCAACGAAACGGACGCGAATTCCGTTGTAGTGAATTACTATCAATCTGGTATCGGGTCTATTAAATTGTCGGTCATTATTGAGCTTCTCATA ATGATCATGGAAGAACCCCTGTTCAATCAATTGAGAACACAAGAACAGCTGTGCTACGACGTCTTTTGTCTTATGTCTGACGCCTCCAGTATTCTTGGCTACACGATCACAGTTTTCACCCAAGTGGACAAATATTCCACGGAGCACGTGGACCAGAGAATCGAAGCTTTCCTAAGAGCcttcaatgaaattttgaaggAGACTACGGAGAAGGATTTCAAGAGCATAAAAGAAGCACTGATAAAGCAGAAGCAATGCGCCGACATACATTTGAGAGAAGAGCTCGACAGAAACTGGCCAGAAATCACAACGGGTGATTATATGTTCGATAGGATCGAGAACGAATTGATCACAATAGAGTCAATTAAGATCGACCAGCTCAGAGAGTGGATGAATGCTCATACGATCAACGGAagcaatttaagaaaattaagcGTGCACGTGATTGGAACGCCTAAATCGACCGACAAAGAAAACAACAAAGACGTTAAGTTGCATACAGACAAAACGAACC TCGACTCGAAAATAGAGAAACCTGGAAACTTGAAGTATTCATTTATCCACATTCCCATCACGGAGTGTAATAATGACACATGTCTGGTACATTACATCTCCAATGTAGAGGAATACAAACATCGTTTGTACAGCTACCCTATAAGTCACACTACTTTATGA